Genomic window (Candidatus Dependentiae bacterium):
TTTATAGACGTAAAAAAGAAAAAATTAGTACAAACAAAGCTATTGATATAGAAAATGGCGTAGAAAAATTTTTGGCAAAGATAATACATTTTCAAACTGACTTCAAATATAATGCTTTGTATGTATTACATAACGCATTGAAAGATGGTATTTTGACTAGAAAAAAAAATAGAAGAATAAAACTAACTGCTAGTAAGCAGATGCTACAGCTTTTTTTTGATCATGCAGCAGTACTTTTTGGTAAGCAGGTTTTTGACAAACAGAAAGATGTGAGTAAGACACGTTTTGTACATATACCGAGTATGTTTTGCGAGCAAAAACAAGAAAGTATAGGCTCTTATTATTATAAGATGAAAGAGAAAAAAAATGGAAACCTTAAAACACATTATCATTTTATAGATTCTTCTAATAACTGTTACAAAAAGTATCAGAAATCAGATAAATTAACTGTAGCGAACTATGATAAAATTTGTTTTGGTGGTAGTGTTGAGAAAACTTGGAGTTTTGATGATATACTTTCTGGTTTACATACAATTTGTTCTGACGAAAAAATTTATGGAGGGGTTTATAAAAAATGTTGTAATGGTAAGTATGTCTTGTCTATAAGTGAACAGCATTTTAAAATGTTAAGATACATGAATATTGCGTTTTTTGTAAATTATTATGAACCTGTAAATAATGAGTATTATAATGAAATGAAGAATACAATGAGGGATTATACCAAGGTGCGTAGTAATTGGTTTAGATATATAAAAAAACGTAAAGAAAGTGATTGTGTTTTTTTGCCAAATGAGATAATGCAACGTATAAAAGATTATGTTTTTGAAGAATATGTTTTTAAAGAAGACATGTTATAGCGTTCTTATTCAAATACATAGTGGGCAAATTGGTATAATAATAAAGGGCTTGACGTTAAATATAAAAATGATATGAAAATATTTAGGCCTACAAATTTCGTATGTACTAAACTAGTACAATACATTGCCAGAACATTCTTAAAAAGCTATGCGTGGAGAGCTTAATAGCTCAAAGAATATTTAGCAACGATTTGAGTACATGAAGCAAGCAACAAAACATAATAAAAGAAATACTTTATATACACATTTGCAATACGGTGATCAGACTAAAAAAGATCTTACTTTAATATTTTCACAAGAAATATCTGCTTATTATTGGTCAAAAAAAAATAAATACTATCATAATCGTCTTAAAAAATTTTATCAATTTTCTGTTGTATCAGGCTCTCGAGTTCTACAGATTGGTTGCCACAATAGTTATTTACTTGATGCGGTAAAGCCATTATATGGTGTTGGAGTTGACTCTAATCCAGATAATATTGTGCTAGCAAAAAAGCTGTATTCTAAGTATGAATTTATTTTAGGTATTGTTGATGATGTACAAGTAGATACGCCATTTGATTATATTATTTTATCGTGCAGTACGATGCAGCTTTATGATGTTCAAAATTTTTTAGAACGTTTACAAAGACTGTGCCATCGTCATACTCGTATTATTATTGATTCTTATTCATATGTATGGGAGCCCATTTTATGGCTTGCCCAGAAATGTGGCTTACGTCGAAAAACAGTATTTAAAAATTGGGTTTCTCGTGCAGATTTGGTTAATTTTTTGTATTGTGCAGATTTTGAAGTGGTAACACAAGGAGAATTTACTTTGTTACCATGTTATATACCTCTTGTTTCAATGATATGCAATGCGATAATTGCACGTATACCGGGATTTACACGTTTGTGTTTGAATCAATGGATTGTTGCGCGTCAAGATCCAAAGGTATTTGAACCGCATAAAAAAAATGTGACAGTTTCAATTATTATTCCCTGTAAAAATGAAAAGGGAAATATCGAAGCTGCAGTTAAAAGTTGTCCGAATATGGGGGCGCGTACAGACTTGATTTTTATTGATGGTCATTCTGTGGATGGAACACTACAAGAAATAGAACGCGTTGCTCGAAAGTACCCAGAAAAAGCGATACGATTTTGTGTGCAAGATGGAAGTGGTAAGGGTGATGCAGTACGCAAGGGTTTTGATATGGCGCATGGTGATGTTTTGATGATTCAAGATGGTGATTTAACTACACCTCCCCAAGAACTAACAAAGTTTTTCAAAGCACTTGTTTCTGGAAAAGGGGAATTTATTAATGGTTCTCGTTTGGTTTATGGCATGGAATCGGAAGCAATGCGCTTTTTAAATTTGTTGGCAAATTTCTTTTTTAGTGCGCTGTTTTCATGGACGTTGAATCAAAAAGTCAAAGATACGTTGTGTGGGACTAAAGTGTTGTGGAAAAAAGATTATAAACTGATTGCAGATAATCGCTCTTTTTTTGGAAATTTTGATCCGTTTGGTGATTTTGATTTGCTGTTTGGTGCTGCTAAATTGCAGTTAAAAATCCTGGACATGCCAGTACATTATAAGCGACGACAATACGGAAAGACGCAAATTAGGCGCTTTTACCATGGCTTGATTCTGTTATATATGAGTTTTGTTGCGTTGAGAAAATTTAAGTTATACTAGAGGCAATACTATTGACAAATATGTACACGATTATGAAGATGATACAGAGTTGAATCTGATAACCTAAAAGAGGAGTGCATAATGAGAAGCTTAAATTGTATCGTGTTTGTACTTGTTGGATTTTCATGTGCATCAGCAAGTGCATATTGGTCGTCACTTATTCGTTCGGCGGATTTTTTCTTATATAATAAACATCGCAAAGAGATTTATTACTCGCTTAGTATTGGTAATAATATACCAGGTAAATTTCATCGTGTAGCAGTAAAACGATGGACGCAGCATATTCCGTTGGCTCTGGGTAAAGAAACGCATTTATTTGTATCGGTAGGTAAAGAGCCATCTTTTGGTGATAAGGTTGATCATTATGTGTTTCATCCTGGTGGTTTTCGCTTTGTGCACATAAAAATTATGGAGCCATTTTTGGCAAGAACCGAACAAGAAGCAATGCTTGAGCGTTTGGTTGATGATGAACATGAAGTGGTGCGCGATGAGTATCTTATGCGCGTACGCACAACGCACAATCCAACAGTTGTCTCAGAAAAAGTTGCTAAAAGAATGAGGAGACGTAGCTTTGAAGTGACACGTATGGAATACGTGCCAACACCAGCTGCATATCAACCAGAAGTTGAGAGACAGAAAGAGTTAGAGGAAATGAATATTGATGAATTAGAGCAGGAGCTCATACGTGTTGCAATGCTGTTGTCTGTTGTAACGGCGCGCGGTAAAAAAGATGGCGACCAGAACGAGCGCTTAAGGAGTGAGCAACATTACATTCGTCGTTTGTTGGCTCAGTTGTATCCAAGATAATTTTTTTGCATAAATTGTGTGCATTGATCCCGGCTTTATGCCGGGATTTTTTATTTCCTGGATATATTATCTTTTAGATAAAAAAAATAGTATGGTATGCACAAATAAAAATATGATAACAAAAATGTGAGTTACACATCGTGAGAATCAGTATTGTTATTCCTGCTCATAACGAAGAAAAGCGTATTATCAACACACTGAAGCGCTATGGTGATTTTTATGGTAAACTTAAAAGAGAACATGTGTTAAGCACAGAATTTATTATTGTGCTTAATGGTTGTACAGATGCAACAGTTGATGTTATTAATAGAATAAAGCGAGGGTATACAGATTATTTAATTAATATAATTGAGCTTAAAGAGTCTGGTAAAGGACTTGCAATTACTGCAGGATTCAAAGATGCATTAACGCGAGATAACGATCTTATTGGTTTTGTTGATGCTGATATGTCAACCTCACCAGGCTGTTTTTATGAATTAGTGCAGCAGAGCGGTCTTGCTGATGGTATTATTGCAAGTAGATATATGCCTGGAGCACGCGTTGTTCCTACACGTCCGAAAGTTAAACGGTATGGTAGTAAATTTTTATATGAACCATTGATTTGGTTATTATTTGGTATGCGCTACTATGATTATCAGTGTGGTGCAAAATTGTTTAAACGTGTTGTTTTGGAAAAAGTTGTTTCACGCTTGACGGTGCGTCAATGGGCATTTGATGTTGAGCTTTTGTATTTATGTAAAAAATTTGAGTATATCATTAAAGAAATTCCTACTATCTGGCATGACAAACCAGACAGTAAATTAAAAATGGTAAGTGGTGGGCTACATATGATCGGTTCACTTTTTATTATTAGAATGAGGCATCTATTTGGAAAATGAAGCAAAACAAATTTTATATATAAGGACAGATTCTGATGCTAAAGACCTTATGGCTGGTGGATCTGTTTCTCATACAATTGGTGTTATTACTGGTTTTCATAATCTGGGATACCGTGTTGTATGTGCTTCAAGCGCAATGCTTAAAGCGTTAGAGCAATTACCTATCTATCATTTTGTAGAGCTCATAATGCCAGCATGGCTATCATTTTTGGGGTGTAAGGGGAATGCGCTTTTTTCTACTATTTTTTTTGCATGGCAAGCGGCAGTTTTGTGTAATAAACATGATGTTGATTTTATTTATCAACGATACAGCATCTTGAATTGTACTGGTGCGTTGCTTGGTTGGTGGTATGGAAAAAAATTGATTTTGGAGTTTAACAGCTCAAAGGTTTGGACAGACGCTTACTGGTCGCCAAATAAGAAAATAAAAATGCGTTGGTTGGTTAGGCTGATTGAAAGAATAAATATTACGTATGCATATCGTATTATTGCAGTCTCACAACCAATACGAAATATGCTTGTTAAAGGTGGTGTCAACCAAAAAAAAATTATAGTTAATCCAAATGGTGTTGATACCCAACTCTTTGACCCAGAAAAGCTTGCAAAAAAAAGAGAAACGGTCCGTAAAGCGCTAGCCATTGAAAGTAAGTTTGTATTTGGTTTTATTGGAACATTTTCCTATTGGCACGGTGTTGATGAACTTGCGCAAATGATTCCGCGTATTGCCGCATTGTCAGATGACGTACATTTTTTGTTAATTGGTGGTGGGCCGCTGCACCAAAAAATAAAAAATCAAATTGTAAACGATAACTTTGCAAATTCGGTTACTACATTTACTGGGATGGTGCCGCCAAAAGAAGCACGTGAATATTTGTCTGCCTGTGATGCCTTTTTATCGGCAACTCAACCAAATCCTGATGGCTCGCCTTTTTTTGGTTCTCCCACAAAGCTGTTTGAATACATGAGTTTAGGTAAACCGATTATTGCCTCTGATTTGGAGCAAATTGCACAGGTAATTAATCCTGCTTTGCGTTTGGAAGATATTGCTAAAAAACAAATAAATCCTCGGGAAAGTGTTGTTGGTATTTTGGTTAAACCGAACGATGTGCCGGGATTTGTCAAAGCTGCTTGCTGGTTGGTAAAACAAGATACTCAAGTGCAAAAAAAATTGGGTGATGTTGCTCGGTCAAAAGCATGTGCATGCTACACTTGGATACAGCATGTACAAAATATTATTGATTGCTCGGTTTAATACATTTGCTGATTGGTTGCCTTTATTTATTCCTGGGAGATTACTGTAAATTTTTGTTTTATCAAGTTTTTTTAATATCGAACGCAAGTTAAATTAGATATAATAAATGGGGATATAAGCTTTGCCTAATAAGAATAAATAAGCTATTCTTATGCGATGGAGCATACTTATTGGGATAATGTAACAAATAAAAAAATTGCCATCTTGGGGCGGTATCCGCCGCCCTTGGGTGGTATTTCTATTCATATAAAACGAGTAATTGCAAAATTACGTGCACAAAAAAATAAAGTTGCTTTTTTTGAAACAGGGCAATCATTACGTTTTAAATTCTTTTTTTTGTATCGTCTCAAGCTACTCTTTTTTTTGTTGTGGTATCGGCCTCATATACTGTTTTATCATACAGTGTATCTGCACAAATCATTAAATGAGTTGAGATTTATAACGCGTTTAAAAAATTTGTTGGGCTATACAATAGTTCTTGTTGAGCATAATTGCCGTTATTTATATGAAAAAGAGATAGATTTTCGTGTTGAGCTTAATCGAGTTATGCAGCATGTTGACGAGCAGATTTTTATTGGCAATCTAACTGAAACAAGCTATAAAAAAAATGGTATCATGCGGCCAAAAAAATGGTCGGTGCAATCAGCTTTTTTGCCGCCAGATACTACACAAGAAGAGACTATTTTAAGAACATATCCAACCCAGCTGTTTGATTTTTTAAATGAGCATGAAAATATATTAGTGGTTAACGCATTTAAGTTATGCCTGATGAATGATGGGCGTGACTTATATGGGGTAGATCGATGCATTAAAGTATTACTCCGTTTAAGAAATGAAAATAACGCTATTGGGTTGGTAGTTGCACTTGGCGAAGTTGGTAACGCCAACTATTTTAAAGAGCTCAACAAGCAAATACAGCAACATGGATTGCATGAGCATGTTTATTTTTTGTGTGGACAGAAAGAGCTTTGGCCATTATTAAAAAAAGTTACTCTATTTATTCGCCCAACATTGAGCGATGGTGATAGTGTGAGTGTAGGAGAGGCATTATTTTTTGGTGTGCCGGTTGTTGCGAGTAACGTGTGCGTAAGGCCGCAAGAAGTAATTTTGTACAAAGCTGGAGATGAAGGCGATTTATATGCAAAAATTAAGCAGCAGCTTGGTAATATGTACTCGCAACAGGCTGCAGGATATTCTGAATCTGATTCTATCAGTAGCCAAACAAACTAAAGAGCCATACGAATTTGTTATTGTTGATAGCAGCCCAAAAAAATTGATTGAGTATGCAGAATTTATTGCTGCATTTGATCAAAAACTGTTTCCACATACAAAACTCTTATATAAACATACGCAAAAAGCAGGGACGTCATATCAGCGTAATATTGGCGCCCATTTGGTATCAGCGGATATTTTCCACTTTGTTGATGATGACACAATCTTAGAACCAACCTATATTGAAAAAATGGATGCGATCTTTGAGAGCAATACTCATTATGCTGGTGGTATGGGGTGTGTTATTAATGTACTGCCAAAAATAAATAATATGCATCGTTGGCTACGTGTTTTATTTTTATTGCAGCGAGATCATGATTCAGGAAATTTTACATTTTCTGGTATGCCCACACATGCCTATGGTACAACGACATTTAAAGATGTGCAGGTGCTTGGCGGATGTTGTATGTCTTACCGGCGTGATATTTTTTTGCACTATTTATTTGATGAGCAACTTGGTCAATACGCATATCTAGAAGATGTTGATTGTTCTTGGCGAGTATCGCAAAACCATAGACTTTTTTATAATCCGACAGCAAAACTAAAACATATTAAAAGCCCGGTAAATCGTGCAAAGGTTGCCGAACGCAAAGCACTCTTTTTAAGAAACTATAGATACTTGTTTTTTAAAAACGTATATCCACATAATAAATTTAAAATTTTTGCACATTGGTGGTCTGTATTAGGTTTATTTTTTTGTTCGTTTGTTGCACGAGATGTAGAATCGCTTAAAGGTTATTGGCAGGGGTTAGGCGCTTATTATACCAAAGTGTCAGGGCAAAATACGCAGCGTATGAAGAAAACGTAGCGATAACGCATCCATAAATGGCAAAGTGTGGAATCAATAAAATATTTAACAAAATATTGAGTATCGCTGGAGTTATAAAAGCAAATGCCGTGAATAAACGTTTTTGTTTAAACTGGATAAGTATGGTGCTAAAATAAGTACCTAATAAAAAGACATATCCCATTAATAACAGCCAGATATAATTGATTGCTTCATGATAGCGAGTAGGTAGCAGGGTATATAAAAATGATTTGGTGCATATAAAGCCAACTGTAATGGTAATTGTAACAAGTGTCATACATACTATCATTGTTTTTTTATTAATCTGTTCTAGTGTGTGTATTTGATCTTTTTTTTGAGCAAACGTATTAAGCACATGTGGAATATATGATGCAGTCATTGGATATAAGATAAGGAGTTGAAACAATTGGCTAAAGCTGTTTGCCAATGAGTAAATACCAACATTATGCAAGTTTGAATAATGTGCAAGGATCCATCTATCGCCACAGCTTAGTATCCAGGCAAATAACACGCTTGGGATAAATGGTAAACCCCGTGCAATATAGTTAGTTATATTTTGTGTGCTGCGCTGCATATCAAAAAACGCAAAGCAATTTTTTTTAATATATGTTTTGAGTGCAATAAAAGTTACTACGAGCATGCCAACCGCCTGTGCACATAAAATACTGGCAACGCCACACTGTAGATACAATAGAAAAAAGACATTTAAACCAACAGTTAGTAGCGCAATACTTACTTGTAGCAGGGCAATTTTTTTTGCATTGCATTGGTATTTTAAAACTTGATAGAAAAACTCAACAAAGAAGTAAATAAATGAGACCAACAAGCTCATGAAAATCAATTTGTATGAAGCACTATCAATAAAAATAACTGTGTTAATTTTTCTATAAAAACAACTTAGAAGAACAAAAAGTGGGGTGCTAACAAGCAAATAAATAATAATGTTATCGTTAATTAATTTTTTACGCTCTTGCGGTGTGCAATGAAAATAATCAAGTTGAAATGATTGACGTAATCCCATGCCTACAAAAACTGTTATAACGCTTATAAAAGAATTGGCTAGTGCTAATAGACCGTAATCAGATGGTGTTAAAATACTTAAGGTTATTGGTGACATAATGAGTGATATTCCCTGGCGGAGTAAAGAGCCAAAAGAGAAGATAAAAAAATTTTTTATGACTTGTGATTGTAATAAGCTCTGCGCGGGGTGAAGTATTTTTCTAGCAATTACTACCATTACCAATTCCTTTGTATACGTTGAGCAGTTTGCATAGAACACAGCTTAATAGTTTAATAAAAAAATCCCCAGATTTTTATTGCTGAGGATTTTTTTATATTTTTATATAGCGTATAAATGTTTATATTAAATAATTACTTTTTA
Coding sequences:
- a CDS encoding glycosyltransferase family 2 protein, which translates into the protein MQKLSSSLVICTRNRLQDILNLILSVAKQTKEPYEFVIVDSSPKKLIEYAEFIAAFDQKLFPHTKLLYKHTQKAGTSYQRNIGAHLVSADIFHFVDDDTILEPTYIEKMDAIFESNTHYAGGMGCVINVLPKINNMHRWLRVLFLLQRDHDSGNFTFSGMPTHAYGTTTFKDVQVLGGCCMSYRRDIFLHYLFDEQLGQYAYLEDVDCSWRVSQNHRLFYNPTAKLKHIKSPVNRAKVAERKALFLRNYRYLFFKNVYPHNKFKIFAHWWSVLGLFFCSFVARDVESLKGYWQGLGAYYTKVSGQNTQRMKKT
- a CDS encoding glycosyltransferase; this translates as MRISIVIPAHNEEKRIINTLKRYGDFYGKLKREHVLSTEFIIVLNGCTDATVDVINRIKRGYTDYLINIIELKESGKGLAITAGFKDALTRDNDLIGFVDADMSTSPGCFYELVQQSGLADGIIASRYMPGARVVPTRPKVKRYGSKFLYEPLIWLLFGMRYYDYQCGAKLFKRVVLEKVVSRLTVRQWAFDVELLYLCKKFEYIIKEIPTIWHDKPDSKLKMVSGGLHMIGSLFIIRMRHLFGK
- a CDS encoding oligosaccharide flippase family protein, producing MSPITLSILTPSDYGLLALANSFISVITVFVGMGLRQSFQLDYFHCTPQERKKLINDNIIIYLLVSTPLFVLLSCFYRKINTVIFIDSASYKLIFMSLLVSFIYFFVEFFYQVLKYQCNAKKIALLQVSIALLTVGLNVFFLLYLQCGVASILCAQAVGMLVVTFIALKTYIKKNCFAFFDMQRSTQNITNYIARGLPFIPSVLFAWILSCGDRWILAHYSNLHNVGIYSLANSFSQLFQLLILYPMTASYIPHVLNTFAQKKDQIHTLEQINKKTMIVCMTLVTITITVGFICTKSFLYTLLPTRYHEAINYIWLLLMGYVFLLGTYFSTILIQFKQKRLFTAFAFITPAILNILLNILLIPHFAIYGCVIATFSSYAAYFALTLWYNKRLTPANNL
- a CDS encoding glycosyltransferase family 4 protein, translated to MENEAKQILYIRTDSDAKDLMAGGSVSHTIGVITGFHNLGYRVVCASSAMLKALEQLPIYHFVELIMPAWLSFLGCKGNALFSTIFFAWQAAVLCNKHDVDFIYQRYSILNCTGALLGWWYGKKLILEFNSSKVWTDAYWSPNKKIKMRWLVRLIERINITYAYRIIAVSQPIRNMLVKGGVNQKKIIVNPNGVDTQLFDPEKLAKKRETVRKALAIESKFVFGFIGTFSYWHGVDELAQMIPRIAALSDDVHFLLIGGGPLHQKIKNQIVNDNFANSVTTFTGMVPPKEAREYLSACDAFLSATQPNPDGSPFFGSPTKLFEYMSLGKPIIASDLEQIAQVINPALRLEDIAKKQINPRESVVGILVKPNDVPGFVKAACWLVKQDTQVQKKLGDVARSKACACYTWIQHVQNIIDCSV
- a CDS encoding glycosyltransferase family 4 protein; translation: MEHTYWDNVTNKKIAILGRYPPPLGGISIHIKRVIAKLRAQKNKVAFFETGQSLRFKFFFLYRLKLLFFLLWYRPHILFYHTVYLHKSLNELRFITRLKNLLGYTIVLVEHNCRYLYEKEIDFRVELNRVMQHVDEQIFIGNLTETSYKKNGIMRPKKWSVQSAFLPPDTTQEETILRTYPTQLFDFLNEHENILVVNAFKLCLMNDGRDLYGVDRCIKVLLRLRNENNAIGLVVALGEVGNANYFKELNKQIQQHGLHEHVYFLCGQKELWPLLKKVTLFIRPTLSDGDSVSVGEALFFGVPVVASNVCVRPQEVILYKAGDEGDLYAKIKQQLGNMYSQQAAGYSESDSISSQTN
- a CDS encoding glycosyltransferase → MKQATKHNKRNTLYTHLQYGDQTKKDLTLIFSQEISAYYWSKKNKYYHNRLKKFYQFSVVSGSRVLQIGCHNSYLLDAVKPLYGVGVDSNPDNIVLAKKLYSKYEFILGIVDDVQVDTPFDYIILSCSTMQLYDVQNFLERLQRLCHRHTRIIIDSYSYVWEPILWLAQKCGLRRKTVFKNWVSRADLVNFLYCADFEVVTQGEFTLLPCYIPLVSMICNAIIARIPGFTRLCLNQWIVARQDPKVFEPHKKNVTVSIIIPCKNEKGNIEAAVKSCPNMGARTDLIFIDGHSVDGTLQEIERVARKYPEKAIRFCVQDGSGKGDAVRKGFDMAHGDVLMIQDGDLTTPPQELTKFFKALVSGKGEFINGSRLVYGMESEAMRFLNLLANFFFSALFSWTLNQKVKDTLCGTKVLWKKDYKLIADNRSFFGNFDPFGDFDLLFGAAKLQLKILDMPVHYKRRQYGKTQIRRFYHGLILLYMSFVALRKFKLY